The proteins below come from a single Plantactinospora sp. KBS50 genomic window:
- a CDS encoding tyrosine-type recombinase/integrase, which translates to MVGFYGVCVIDAILEHSPADYVRRPTVPAESPTLGLGHLQFEALITTARTSSNVNDYALIALLGLLRLRIFEACGSNIADLGEEHGHRVLRVRGKGGKVVLVPLPPAVARAIDRAVDERTGGPILRNTHGRRMDRHAATRRFKHLAQVAGIRMPRMHPHMLRHTFVTTMLDAGVSLRDVQIAARHADPRTTMRYDRARKNLDRHPNYILAAYMASGT; encoded by the coding sequence GTGGTCGGCTTCTACGGGGTCTGCGTCATCGACGCAATCCTGGAACACTCGCCGGCCGATTACGTCCGTCGACCCACGGTGCCGGCCGAGTCACCGACCCTCGGACTGGGGCACCTGCAGTTCGAGGCCCTGATCACCACCGCCCGCACGTCCTCCAACGTGAACGACTACGCCCTGATCGCGCTCCTGGGTCTGCTTAGGCTGCGGATCTTCGAAGCATGCGGGTCGAACATCGCCGACCTCGGTGAGGAACACGGACACCGGGTCCTGCGCGTGCGCGGCAAGGGCGGCAAGGTCGTCCTCGTCCCGCTGCCACCCGCGGTCGCCCGAGCCATCGACCGCGCCGTCGATGAACGCACCGGTGGGCCGATCCTGCGCAACACCCATGGTCGGCGGATGGACCGGCACGCCGCCACCCGTCGGTTCAAGCACCTCGCCCAGGTCGCGGGGATCCGGATGCCGAGGATGCATCCCCACATGCTGAGGCACACGTTCGTGACGACGATGCTCGACGCCGGCGTCAGCCTCCGCGACGTGCAGATCGCAGCCCGTCACGCCGACCCCCGGACCACCATGCGTTACGACCGCGCCCGCAAGAACCTCGACCGGCACCCCAACTACATCCTGGCCGCCTACATGGCCTCTGGGACATAG
- a CDS encoding leucine-rich repeat domain-containing protein — protein sequence MDANEITPYLFSNRFADAVGHGAGGPARDHCRCVGHSVATRPSHVVFHTDRQDTMAAGWRHLLSLIDEAAADGRTVFKPFVELSAPERRQIVTLPATIAKLTAVKHLVLYGTNLVRIPPEIGAMASLEVFDPYTSHRLHWYPYELTRCTKLADSTVSTRVLYGNFKFRPPFPRLRAVTRAAEADFAALDPDVWGCDAVRTCSVCDGPVGGELRQVWISGLVATDVLPLLVNACSAACVAALPQPYPGYLPTPHTGGPDIVQPAARR from the coding sequence GTGGACGCGAACGAGATCACGCCGTATCTGTTTTCCAATCGCTTTGCGGATGCGGTCGGACATGGTGCAGGCGGTCCGGCCCGCGACCACTGCCGCTGCGTCGGCCACTCGGTCGCGACCCGGCCGAGCCACGTCGTCTTCCACACGGACCGTCAGGACACCATGGCGGCGGGTTGGCGGCATCTGCTGTCGCTGATCGACGAGGCCGCAGCGGATGGACGGACGGTGTTCAAGCCGTTCGTGGAGCTGAGTGCTCCTGAGCGGCGGCAGATCGTCACGTTGCCGGCGACGATCGCGAAGCTGACCGCCGTCAAACATCTGGTGCTCTACGGCACGAATCTGGTTCGTATCCCGCCCGAGATCGGGGCGATGGCCAGCCTTGAGGTCTTCGATCCGTACACCTCCCACCGGCTGCATTGGTACCCGTACGAGCTGACCAGATGCACGAAGCTAGCCGACAGCACGGTGAGTACGCGCGTCCTCTATGGCAACTTCAAGTTCCGTCCGCCGTTTCCGCGGTTGCGGGCGGTGACCCGCGCGGCAGAGGCGGACTTCGCCGCGCTCGACCCAGACGTGTGGGGCTGCGACGCGGTGCGAACCTGCAGCGTCTGCGATGGGCCGGTTGGCGGTGAGCTTCGCCAAGTCTGGATCTCTGGCCTGGTCGCCACCGACGTGTTGCCGTTGCTGGTAAACGCATGCTCCGCGGCCTGCGTGGCGGCACTGCCGCAGCCGTACCCCGGTTACCTCCCGACGCCGCACACCGGCGGCCCGGACATCGTTCAGCCGGCCGCCAGGCGGTGA